Below is a genomic region from Mycolicibacter hiberniae.
TCCTCGGCCATCCACACGACCCGGCTGCTGTCGATGTCGGAAGATCTACCGGTCGCGGTCATCATCGTTGACTCCCCCGAGCAGATCCGTGCCTTCCTGCCGGAGCTGGACGAGCTGGTCACAGGGGGCCTCATAATGCTCGACGAAATCGAGGTCGTCCGGCACATCGGCCGAACCGTCGATAGCCGATGACCTGGCTGCTGGTCGCCGCTGGCGCCGCGGTGGGGGCGCCGCTGCGGTATCTGACCGATCGATTCGTCCAGGCGCGCCACGACACCACATTCCCGTGGGGAACGTTCATCGCCAATATGCTCGGCAGTCTGATCCTAGGGGTGCTCACCGGCTCAGTAGGCGGCGGCGATGAGCGCTTGCAGTTGTTGATCGGTACCGGTCTGTGCGGGGCACTGACCACCTACTCTTCCTTCTCCTACGAGACGTTGCAGCTGGCCGGTGCCGGGGCACGGCTGTATGCGGTCACCAATCTGGTGCTCACGGTGACCTGCGGTCTGGGCGCCTATTACGCAGGCGGCTTCGCCGCACAAATGGTCTGGGTGTGATAGGTCTCGGGGTTATCCGACGCCGCTCAACGGCTATCAGGACGAGGTGCCACAATCGAGCTGGCCGTGTCCAACGACGCCCCACGGAACCACCACAGGAGTAGCAATGTCGTTCTCGGTAGAGCTCAGCGATGACGTGATTGAGGTGCGGGACTGGGTTCATCAGTTCGCCGCTGAAGTTGTCCGCCCCGCAGCCGCCGAATGGGACGAACGGGAAGAGACGCCGTGGCCGGTGATCCAGGAGGCGGCAAAGATCGGGCTGTACTCGCCGGAGCTTTTCGCTACCCAGGCCGCCGAACCAAGCGGAATCGGCATGCTGACGGTGTTCGAGGAACTGTTCTGGGGCGACGCCGGCATCGCGCTGTCGATTCTGGGCACCGGGCTTGCTGCTGCGGCGCTGGCGGGCAACGGAACTCCCGAGCAGCTGGGCCAGTGGTTGCCGCTGATGTTCGGTACCGCCGATGACCCCAAGGTCGCCGCATTCTGCTCCTCGGAGCCCGACGCCGGATCGGATGTCGGGGCCATTCGCACCCGGGCCCGCTTCGACGAGACGACCCGTGAATGGGTGCTCAACGGCACCAAGACGTGGGCAACCAACGGCGGAATCGCCAACGTGCACATCGTTGTCGCCTCGGTGTACCCCGAACTCGGCTCACGCGGGCAGGCCACGTTCGTCATCCCGCCAGAGACTCCCGGTCTGGCCCAGGGGCAGAAGTTCAAGAAGCACGGCATCCGGGCCTCGCACACCGCCGAGATCGTGCTCGACAACGTCCGGCTGTCTGAGGACATGATCCTCGGTGGCCGGGAGAAGTTCGAGGAACGCGTCGCCCGGGTCAAGGCCGGTGCATCGGCCAGGGGGCAGGCAGCGATGAAGACCTTTGAACGGACTCGGCCCACGGTTGGCGCCATGGCGGTCGGAGTGGCCCGGGCCGCCTACGAATACGCCCTCGAATACGCCTGCCAGCGGGAACAGTTCGGCCGCAAGATCGGCGAGTTCCAGGCCGTCTCCTTCAAACTGGCGGATATGAAGAGCCGTATCGACGCCGCTCGGCTGATGGTCTGGCGGGCCGGCTGGATGGCGCGCAACAACAAGGCGTTCGACAACGCCGAGGGTTCGATGGCCAAGCTGTTCGCCAGTGAGACCGCGGTCTATGTCACCGACGAAGCCATCCAGATCCTGGGCGGCAACGGCTACACCCGGGACTACCCGGTCGAGCGGATGCACCGCGACGCCAAGATCTTCACGATCTTCGAAGGCACCAGTGAGATCCAGCGGCTGGTCATCGCCCGGGCCCTGACCGGCCTGGCTTTGCGCTGACCGTCACTGGCCCGGCGAGCTCCTCAGGCCGGGGCGCGGACGAAGGGGAACCGCGGGCAGTCGGTTTTAGTGTTGCCGGAGCTGGCCCGACCGCAGTCGGCGCCACAAAAGAACCGGAATTCACTAAGCTCCTTCCGGGGCAGAATTTCATCCCTTCGGCGTCGCCGAGTTGCCCTTCGGTGTCACCGAGTTGACGGTTGGCCCATAGGGCGTCAGCGCCACCCGCGATTTTTGCTCTGGTGCAGTACCAGAGCCCCGTCCACGACGCCGCCGTGAGCGTCGCGCGCCGTTTCAAGTGTGAGGCGGCCCGCCCGCAGGTGGTTCGACCGCCCGCGGTGCGGGCGCGCCGCGGGCGCCGCGGAGCGCGGGAAAGGTTGCCGCTGGCGTGAAAAGTGGTCACCGAGAGCGTCAAAGCGTGGACGTTTGTGGTTGACAGGTGCCGAGCCTATGTTTACCGTGGGCCTTAACCTACGGAACCGTAGGTTGGGCTGGGGGGCCAACTGAGGGCCACAGTTCTTTAGGGAGGGGACTAGAAGCATGGTGAACGTCCAGACGGAGCTGCTGCACGAACTGGAGCCGATCGTCGAGCAGAACCTCAACCGCCACCTCGAAGCGGCCAAGCCGTGGTTGCCGCACGATTACGTGCCGTGGAGCCGGGGGCGCGATTTCGCCTTCCTCGGCGGACAGGACTGGGTTCCCGAAGACTCGCCCTTGGACCCGGTCGCCAAAGCCGCATTGCTCGTTAACTTGCTGACCGAGGACAAC
It encodes:
- a CDS encoding fluoride efflux transporter FluC, which encodes MTWLLVAAGAAVGAPLRYLTDRFVQARHDTTFPWGTFIANMLGSLILGVLTGSVGGGDERLQLLIGTGLCGALTTYSSFSYETLQLAGAGARLYAVTNLVLTVTCGLGAYYAGGFAAQMVWV
- a CDS encoding acyl-CoA dehydrogenase family protein, giving the protein MSFSVELSDDVIEVRDWVHQFAAEVVRPAAAEWDEREETPWPVIQEAAKIGLYSPELFATQAAEPSGIGMLTVFEELFWGDAGIALSILGTGLAAAALAGNGTPEQLGQWLPLMFGTADDPKVAAFCSSEPDAGSDVGAIRTRARFDETTREWVLNGTKTWATNGGIANVHIVVASVYPELGSRGQATFVIPPETPGLAQGQKFKKHGIRASHTAEIVLDNVRLSEDMILGGREKFEERVARVKAGASARGQAAMKTFERTRPTVGAMAVGVARAAYEYALEYACQREQFGRKIGEFQAVSFKLADMKSRIDAARLMVWRAGWMARNNKAFDNAEGSMAKLFASETAVYVTDEAIQILGGNGYTRDYPVERMHRDAKIFTIFEGTSEIQRLVIARALTGLALR
- a CDS encoding DUF190 domain-containing protein; protein product: MSQLTGPALRLTVFVGGSDTWHHKPLFSEIVHRAHRAGLAGATVFRGVEGYGASSAIHTTRLLSMSEDLPVAVIIVDSPEQIRAFLPELDELVTGGLIMLDEIEVVRHIGRTVDSR